The genomic interval TGGCTCTGGATCGCCGCTGATCGGAGAGGTGATCGGCTTTGGATTCCAGGTGGTGGGGAGGCAGTAGCGGGGTTCTGGAAACATCGGGCACGGAGACGAAGGGGGCGCGGTTCGAACCTTCTCGAATCCCCGATTTTCGGAGGTTTAGATGGAGCGACGATATGTGGCTGGCCCATTTTCAATTTTGGCCTGCTAATAGGTAGCTCAAGCTCAAAGCAAGCCTATAAAACAGTATGAcactgttaattttttatatatgttcgactgttcgttttatttaattttttaaaaatatataaatatataaataagtatatttaataatgaataaaataatattaaaataattaataattatataatttttttaaaaaaatgaatagtcaaacgtgtataaaaaagtcaacgacgttacGGACGGAGTACTATGGAGGAAATTAGAATGGTTTTCGAATCTCGATTAAATGTCCCCAGTTTTATTGTTCGAAATCTAACAGTTCAATAttttcaaagtttaaaaatttaggagTCGCGCCGTACTGAAGTCATATATGGTAGCATCTTGTTGGTTTGGAATTTTCTAGATTAGGCGTCGGAATATGTATTGAtttggaatttttaatttttctatatgactATGCTCTTTTAATCAAAGTTTGAAATcacatagttttatatattcttatcaattataaatttatctcatTAGTAAATAAAAACGATTCAGTGTTCGTTATCTTCTTACCGGTATCTCGTCTtgattcattttctttttcgaaatataaaaaaacatttaccataccattaaaaaaataattataaacatgAGCAAATGTGTTAAGCTTGAAACCATATTCTAGATTGGTAAgttccacaaaaaaaaaacttgccaGATGAGTGATTTTATtcgctattttttttagatagtggatgaaaaaaatccatccTTTAATTCAAAAGAGTTACACCTAATTATTACAGTGTTTgcaaaaatgaactaaaaacaCCAAACAAGACTAGAGAAATTGTTCTCTAATAATCAATTTGCTATAGGAGGTGTTGTAAATCCCCCAATTCAATCATTTtaccaggaaaaaaaaatactcactctatattctaaaatatgaatcgtctatcctgaaaatagagtatagagactacaaattgagctccaacaaaaCGACTATCatgtcatctatttttagatgtcatctatattagaagagagaatattcatatttggatgatctctctatcctctaaagagatatagatgatgtcatatatagatgatctagtggagtgcataaagatatgaatgataaaactaaatttagataagttgTTAGAATGCTCTAAGCCCTGTTGTCGTGAAAGGGGACAGCCCCGTACTCCGTAGCAACGGAGGAGTGGAGGAGAGAGCGAACCGCACGGTGAAAAGGCGCGCAAGACAACGCTAGCGATGCCGTGCGTGCGGTAGGGCTGTAGGATTACACCGAAACCGACCGCGAAAGCGAAGCTAACGATTGCCGGggtgccgtcgccgtgcctGCCCCCTTCTTTCGCCACTGCGCACGCGGAAAGAAAGGAGCCCCGCGTGGCTGGCCCGGGCCGCCCAGCGGTGCACACCGCGTACAGCGAGGGGCGGAAGGAACACGAGCCGAACCACCACCACGCGACGCACCCGGcacccccccaaaaaaatataccatttctCTCTCGTGATCCACGCGTCCTCCGGCTAGCTCGGCTCCCGCTCTATTTAAACGCACCCTCCCAAACCGCTCTTCCCCCCCTCTCGCTCTCTTTGATCAGCCCCCGCCTCGCCCCGCTCTGCTCTGCTCGGCTCGAGCTCGACCGCTCACCTcctcccttccgccgccgtcgcgtcaTCGACCGACCATGGCCGCGCCCgctgccacctcctcccctttCGACTGCGTCCTCTTAGGTACGGTACCACCTATGCCTGTCTCTCGATTCTGCACTTATGGTAGCGTGATCGGAAACCGTCTAAACTCTGCCGCGATCGTTTTTGTTTTTCGTGTATCGTTACGTGCGTGAAGACCTCGACGACACGCTGTACCCGGGCAGCGCCGGCATCGGGCTGGCCACGAAGCGCAACATCGACGAGTTCCTCATGGCCCGCTGCGGCGCCACGGCGGAGAgggccgccgcgctccgcgTCGAGCTCTTCCGCTCCTACGGCAGCTCCCTCGCCGGCCTCATCGTACGTAACCACACTGGCCAAATTCGCCTTCTCCTCCAGTCCAACGCCCCTTCTGGCCTCACAATGGCTTCTTCTACTTTTCcgcggtttttttttcctcgccGTCCGTTTCCGTTTCTGACTTTGGCTTTGGTTTTTGGGGTTTCCGCGGCAGGCCCTCGGCTATGATGTGCACCCGGATGAGTACCACAGGTCAGCACACCTAATTCGATTAACCGGATCGCGCTTCTAATCAACCGGCTAGGTTTTTCTGGCTAATCCGAGTGCTGATCCTGTTCATTTGTGCAGCTACGTGCACGGGAGGCTTCCCTACGATCGGATCGCCGAGGACCCGCAGCTCGCCGGCCTGCTGCGGAGCATCCCGCAGCGCAAAGTGGTAAGCACCACGCGTATGAATCATATCCATCCTGCAAAATTTTTTGCCGTGAAATTcctgcatttttatttttttcagaatcgATATATGCTAAACCAGCAGATCGTGTTgtgacgccgtcggccgctcTGTGTTTTCAGCTGTTCACCAACTCCGACCGCGCGCACATGAGGAGGGCGCTGCAGCGGCTGGGCGTCGACGAGGGATGCTTCGACGCCGTCGTGTGCTTCGAGACCATGAACCCC from Oryza brachyantha chromosome 3, ObraRS2, whole genome shotgun sequence carries:
- the LOC102700320 gene encoding suppressor of disruption of TFIIS-like, with translation MAAPAATSSPFDCVLLDLDDTLYPGSAGIGLATKRNIDEFLMARCGATAERAAALRVELFRSYGSSLAGLIALGYDVHPDEYHSYVHGRLPYDRIAEDPQLAGLLRSIPQRKVLFTNSDRAHMRRALQRLGVDEGCFDAVVCFETMNPHLFGEQAPCDCSGVDRSAVILKPSPDAIVAALRVAGTNPHRTLFLDDSERNIAAGKALGLRTALVGKRVRSKEADYALESIGSLRRAIPEIWGGIAVAGEQLDHGAEKGMRPDLSSIIQPTSVLA